In one window of Nitrososphaerota archaeon DNA:
- a CDS encoding NAD(P)/FAD-dependent oxidoreductase, giving the protein MLPKRDYDVIIAGGGMAGLITAASIGYNSKGKARVLIVDRNKEEEPGKKTNNGWTCGDATSKRSLDYLAEHIGIRYGSPELEHPVSGVYVYSPDRRSKVLFEGEGYLFNRKLAPRRQVADAKKFGTEFMFGATAEKLLSDDGYITGVSGRKADGSTFSLTAKVVIDATGSSSVLRRFLPIPSMIEKEIDPDDVVGTGRYILEFDPAMEDKAFFAPEYCIIHLDQFIAPAGYAWVFPKGKNKVNIGLGVSKSGLDRRNRRFHLNDNLQTLIDKYVADNPVIKNPRQPKADSDSGNTKGNWQVPVRRHNDCMVANGFAVVGDAAWMPRPIDAGGISPAIYSGTILGKVIADAVEGGDVSEASLWKYNVEYMNTHGYPMASFEVLRRYLQTVTNDEINYGMKHFLSEEDVAAITERKHPEFNRARFMNPGMWVRILAQLSLARGLRYTVTKSAALVEINLAYPDSPAGFEAWKKRLGKELAETVEKFKPLDIAN; this is encoded by the coding sequence ATGCTTCCCAAGCGGGATTATGATGTCATCATAGCAGGTGGCGGCATGGCGGGTCTCATCACCGCAGCGTCGATAGGCTACAACTCGAAGGGAAAGGCACGGGTACTGATAGTTGACAGGAACAAGGAAGAAGAGCCGGGCAAGAAGACCAACAACGGATGGACCTGCGGAGACGCGACAAGCAAGCGCTCCCTGGACTACCTGGCAGAGCACATCGGAATAAGGTACGGCTCCCCAGAATTGGAGCACCCCGTAAGCGGCGTCTACGTCTACTCTCCGGACAGGAGGTCCAAGGTCCTATTCGAAGGCGAGGGATATCTCTTCAACCGGAAGCTTGCCCCAAGACGTCAGGTGGCCGACGCAAAGAAGTTCGGGACCGAGTTCATGTTCGGAGCGACAGCCGAGAAGCTCCTCTCCGATGACGGGTACATCACCGGCGTTTCGGGACGAAAGGCAGACGGGTCGACCTTCAGCCTCACGGCAAAAGTCGTAATCGACGCCACCGGGTCATCGTCCGTCCTGAGGCGCTTCCTGCCCATTCCTTCAATGATAGAGAAGGAGATTGACCCGGACGACGTCGTGGGCACCGGGCGATACATCCTCGAGTTCGACCCGGCGATGGAGGACAAGGCCTTCTTCGCCCCCGAATACTGCATCATACACCTGGACCAGTTCATCGCCCCCGCGGGCTATGCCTGGGTTTTCCCCAAGGGGAAGAACAAGGTCAACATCGGCCTTGGCGTCTCGAAGTCGGGGCTCGACCGGCGGAACAGGCGCTTCCACCTAAACGACAACCTGCAGACCCTCATCGACAAGTATGTGGCCGACAACCCTGTCATCAAGAACCCTAGGCAGCCCAAGGCAGACAGCGATTCGGGGAACACCAAAGGCAACTGGCAGGTCCCGGTCAGGCGGCACAACGACTGCATGGTGGCAAACGGCTTCGCGGTCGTGGGGGACGCCGCATGGATGCCCAGGCCCATAGACGCCGGGGGAATCAGCCCAGCAATCTACAGCGGAACGATACTGGGCAAGGTCATAGCCGACGCCGTGGAAGGCGGAGACGTCAGCGAAGCCTCCCTCTGGAAGTACAACGTGGAATACATGAACACCCACGGCTACCCCATGGCCAGCTTCGAGGTCCTCAGGAGGTACCTCCAGACAGTCACCAACGATGAGATCAACTACGGCATGAAGCATTTCCTTTCGGAGGAGGATGTCGCAGCGATTACGGAGCGCAAGCACCCTGAATTCAACAGGGCCAGGTTCATGAACCCGGGGATGTGGGTGCGGATACTGGCCCAGCTCTCCCTCGCCAGGGGACTTCGCTACACCGTCACCAAGAGCGCAGCACTGGTGGAGATCAACCTGGCCTACCCCGACTCTCCCGCCGGCTTCGAGGCCTGGAAGAAGCGCCTAGGGAAGGAGCTGGCGGAGACCGTAGAGAAGTTCAAGCCCCTGGACATCGCGAACTAG
- a CDS encoding PPOX class F420-dependent oxidoreductase, with product MSPRGEKRIQLDGRVVAFLEGLHFGKLATVMKDGSPHVTPIWYMYEGNKLIVNTTTDRVKYWNIRRDDRVCLLVDDGYPYVMIFGKGRIAKERDPMKDIEALAIRYTGEEAGRKAARERYWKMDRISIEVVPQRVVADL from the coding sequence GTGAGCCCGCGGGGGGAGAAACGCATTCAACTGGACGGCAGGGTGGTAGCCTTCCTCGAAGGGCTTCACTTCGGCAAGCTCGCTACCGTCATGAAGGACGGCTCCCCGCACGTCACCCCGATCTGGTACATGTACGAGGGGAACAAGCTGATCGTCAACACGACAACTGACAGGGTGAAGTACTGGAACATCAGGCGCGACGACCGTGTGTGTCTCCTCGTGGACGACGGTTACCCCTACGTGATGATCTTCGGAAAGGGGAGGATAGCAAAGGAGCGAGACCCCATGAAGGACATCGAGGCCCTGGCTATCAGGTACACTGGCGAGGAAGCAGGTCGGAAGGCGGCACGGGAACGATACTGGAAGATGGACCGAATCTCCATCGAGGTAGTCCCCCAGCGGGTCGTCGCTGACCTCTAG
- a CDS encoding TetR/AcrR family transcriptional regulator has protein sequence MQAQRATADKILDASSKLFAEKGFSNVSVRDICKASGTTAPVIYYHFGNKKGLFDAVARKQISMEAFIRRLESVSRSEDPKRGLAAFIKTYLSSFPEHAFDTGLYLRDSAMLDKQSARMASDDLDRVRKMVFTLVERAMDKGYFRKTDAGMAADCLLGMLNRVIFQHIHFSRISDRDSYMRFVTEFFFRAMQKES, from the coding sequence TTGCAGGCCCAAAGGGCGACTGCAGACAAGATCCTCGACGCCTCCTCAAAACTTTTCGCGGAGAAAGGATTCTCCAACGTTTCCGTCAGGGACATCTGCAAGGCGTCGGGAACGACAGCCCCCGTGATCTACTACCACTTTGGGAACAAGAAGGGGCTCTTCGACGCGGTTGCGAGAAAGCAGATCTCGATGGAAGCCTTCATCAGAAGGCTTGAATCCGTCTCTAGGAGCGAAGACCCGAAGAGAGGACTCGCCGCGTTCATAAAGACCTACCTATCCTCCTTCCCAGAGCACGCCTTCGATACCGGTTTGTACCTCCGGGACTCGGCGATGCTGGACAAGCAAAGCGCCCGGATGGCGAGCGATGACCTCGACCGGGTCAGGAAGATGGTCTTCACACTGGTCGAAAGGGCGATGGACAAGGGATACTTCCGGAAGACTGATGCCGGAATGGCTGCCGACTGTCTCCTAGGGATGCTCAACAGGGTCATCTTTCAGCATATCCACTTCTCGCGGATATCCGACCGGGACTCCTACATGCGGTTCGTCACCGAGTTCTTCTTCAGGGCTATGCAGAAAGAGTCCTAG
- a CDS encoding DUF998 domain-containing protein → MKRPVEAFPNAYLEVDEPPNKALRNKALAFIAAGGIGFFALVIFVLHFEPTGYNPLTQAVSDYAVGSFAWEMQLGFYIGGIGLATLGVLNYLSAKARSSKVGSALLFLAGIALFTVGAFPTDLEGTPATLHGIMHSVISQVVFSAGPIGMVLISYAVGRRPFLATLVAWLTAGGFFALVTALSLGASGLAERLFIAVLVVWWFADSVYLSKSA, encoded by the coding sequence GTGAAACGACCCGTCGAAGCGTTCCCAAACGCATACCTCGAGGTTGACGAGCCTCCGAACAAGGCCCTGCGTAACAAGGCTCTCGCGTTCATCGCAGCAGGTGGCATCGGCTTCTTTGCTCTGGTAATATTTGTTCTTCACTTCGAGCCAACCGGCTACAATCCGCTGACCCAGGCTGTCAGCGACTACGCCGTCGGCTCGTTCGCATGGGAGATGCAGCTGGGGTTCTACATCGGAGGGATAGGGCTGGCGACCCTTGGGGTTCTCAATTACCTCTCAGCGAAGGCCAGATCCTCCAAGGTCGGGTCTGCTCTTCTCTTCCTTGCGGGAATCGCCCTTTTCACCGTGGGGGCTTTCCCCACGGACCTTGAAGGCACACCCGCAACGCTCCATGGAATCATGCATAGCGTCATTTCGCAGGTCGTCTTCTCGGCTGGACCGATTGGGATGGTCCTGATTTCATACGCAGTGGGCCGCAGGCCATTCCTAGCGACCTTGGTCGCCTGGCTGACAGCGGGAGGTTTCTTCGCCCTTGTCACGGCCCTATCTCTAGGCGCCTCGGGACTCGCCGAACGACTCTTCATCGCAGTCCTCGTTGTCTGGTGGTTTGCCGACTCGGTCTATCTGTCAAAGTCTGCTTGA
- the thsB gene encoding thermosome subunit beta: protein MSSTAYSAMTSSGQPVLILKEGSSQNRGREAQKNNINAAKLIAEIVKTSLGPRGMDKMLVDSLGDVTITNDGATMLKEIDVQHPAAKMLVEVSKTTDNEVGDGTTSAVVLAGALLEKAEELLDKDVHPTVIVDGYSKAARKATEALEAVAERVKPDDKEWLVKVARTSMQTKLVSREAQELANLVVDATMAVAEKTEKGYKVDIDNVKVEKKPGGSMRDTKLVQGIILDKEVVHSGMPKRVEKAKIALVSAPFEIEKTEFDAKININDPSMMKKFLDEETKMLKGMVDKVAQVGATVVVCQKGIDDIAQHYMAKAGILAVRRAKESDMTKLGKATGARVVNNFEDLSAGDLGYAALVEERKIEEDRWVFIEGCKNPKAVTILLRGGTQRIVDEGERSLHDALMVTKDVIEKPAVVAGGGAAEAEAAYQVMKWAEKLSGREQLAAQKFAEALESIPIALALNAGMDPIDAQVEFRAKHAEGGTWFGVEASDGKVKDMFQRQVFEPLAVKVQIIKSATEAASMILRIDDVIAAGKSKGPSGPPGGGGMGGDGGGDFD, encoded by the coding sequence ATGTCTTCAACAGCCTATTCAGCGATGACCTCTTCGGGACAGCCTGTACTGATTTTGAAAGAAGGGTCGAGCCAGAACAGAGGAAGGGAGGCTCAGAAGAACAACATCAATGCCGCCAAATTGATTGCGGAAATCGTGAAGACCTCGCTTGGGCCTCGCGGCATGGACAAGATGCTCGTGGACTCTCTGGGCGACGTGACGATAACCAACGACGGAGCCACCATGCTGAAGGAGATTGATGTTCAGCACCCGGCTGCCAAGATGCTGGTTGAGGTTTCGAAGACGACTGACAACGAGGTAGGGGACGGCACCACGTCAGCTGTGGTCCTGGCGGGAGCGCTCCTCGAGAAGGCCGAGGAACTCCTGGACAAGGATGTGCATCCGACCGTGATCGTGGACGGCTACTCGAAGGCGGCGCGGAAGGCGACCGAGGCTCTGGAGGCGGTAGCGGAGAGGGTTAAGCCCGACGACAAGGAGTGGCTGGTCAAGGTCGCACGGACGAGCATGCAGACGAAGCTCGTATCCCGAGAGGCGCAGGAGCTGGCCAACCTGGTCGTCGATGCCACCATGGCGGTGGCCGAGAAGACAGAGAAGGGGTACAAGGTAGACATTGACAACGTGAAAGTAGAGAAGAAGCCTGGAGGGTCAATGAGAGACACCAAGCTCGTTCAGGGAATCATCCTCGACAAGGAAGTGGTCCACTCAGGGATGCCCAAGAGGGTCGAGAAGGCAAAGATTGCACTGGTGAGCGCGCCGTTCGAAATCGAAAAGACCGAGTTCGACGCTAAGATCAACATCAACGACCCGTCCATGATGAAGAAGTTCCTGGACGAGGAGACCAAGATGCTGAAGGGGATGGTGGACAAGGTCGCCCAGGTAGGCGCCACGGTTGTAGTGTGCCAGAAGGGGATTGATGACATCGCGCAACACTACATGGCGAAGGCAGGGATACTTGCGGTCAGGAGGGCCAAGGAGAGCGACATGACGAAGCTCGGGAAGGCAACGGGCGCAAGGGTGGTCAACAACTTCGAAGACCTGTCCGCAGGGGACCTAGGTTATGCTGCCCTGGTGGAGGAGAGGAAGATAGAGGAGGACAGATGGGTGTTCATCGAGGGGTGCAAGAACCCGAAGGCGGTCACTATCCTCCTCAGAGGAGGAACCCAGCGCATCGTCGACGAAGGGGAGAGGTCGCTGCACGACGCGCTAATGGTGACCAAGGACGTCATAGAGAAGCCGGCAGTGGTGGCGGGCGGCGGGGCTGCCGAGGCCGAGGCTGCCTACCAGGTGATGAAGTGGGCGGAGAAGCTCTCAGGGAGAGAGCAGCTCGCGGCTCAGAAGTTCGCCGAAGCCTTGGAGTCGATTCCGATCGCACTCGCCCTGAACGCGGGCATGGACCCCATAGACGCACAGGTCGAGTTCCGGGCGAAGCACGCCGAGGGCGGCACATGGTTCGGGGTTGAGGCGAGCGACGGGAAGGTCAAGGACATGTTCCAGCGCCAGGTCTTCGAGCCTCTGGCGGTGAAGGTCCAGATCATAAAGTCGGCCACCGAGGCAGCGTCAATGATCCTGAGGATCGACGACGTAATAGCCGCGGGCAAGTCGAAGGGCCCATCCGGACCCCCAGGCGGAGGAGGCATGGGCGGGGACGGCGGCGGCGACTTCGACTAA
- a CDS encoding 4a-hydroxytetrahydrobiopterin dehydratase: MPRLLTKKEIEKRIANLDGWNYQKGFITKSFEFGRFLEGIRFVDQIATVAEEQEHHPDIHVRYTTVRLSLQTHSQEGVTVWDVELAEAIDRLPVRGLVGGKKSR, from the coding sequence ATGCCACGCCTCCTGACGAAAAAAGAAATTGAAAAACGGATCGCCAACCTTGATGGCTGGAACTACCAAAAAGGATTCATCACGAAGAGCTTCGAGTTCGGTCGATTCCTGGAAGGAATAAGGTTCGTCGACCAAATTGCGACAGTCGCCGAGGAACAGGAACACCATCCAGACATACATGTAAGATACACGACGGTAAGGCTTTCATTGCAGACCCATTCGCAGGAGGGAGTCACCGTATGGGACGTTGAGCTCGCGGAGGCGATCGACAGATTGCCCGTGAGAGGGCTGGTCGGCGGGAAGAAGAGCAGATAG
- a CDS encoding nucleotidyltransferase family protein, with protein MESVMMVPANGLEAATQIVDLAETRGVRLRLLGGLAFKKLCPSSNEPRYYRENKDIDLMGRREDSKEIVRIMETLGYKPREVFNKLNMGQRLIYYDMGNRRRVDLFLDEFVMCHKFNFKESILAGTYTLPITQLVMTKLQVVEKTDKEYNDLIAAFHDFDVTDGKGDVMGDEIAELCSKDWGIYTTFWKSLESLRDRAETIGSDDRSVVVPRIERLMSMMDSKPKSFSWKMRARIGERAKWYDLPEVDGDSMLS; from the coding sequence ATGGAAAGTGTAATGATGGTCCCAGCGAACGGACTAGAAGCAGCGACGCAGATCGTAGATCTGGCCGAGACAAGGGGAGTACGACTTAGACTGCTGGGGGGACTCGCGTTCAAGAAGCTCTGCCCGAGCTCAAATGAGCCCAGGTACTATCGCGAGAACAAGGATATCGACCTGATGGGCAGGCGAGAAGATTCGAAGGAGATTGTGAGAATAATGGAAACGCTCGGTTACAAGCCAAGAGAGGTCTTCAACAAGCTCAACATGGGACAGAGACTCATCTATTACGACATGGGAAACAGGCGCAGGGTCGACCTCTTCCTGGACGAGTTCGTCATGTGCCACAAGTTCAACTTCAAGGAGAGCATCCTCGCCGGGACGTACACCCTGCCCATAACCCAGCTTGTGATGACAAAGCTGCAGGTCGTAGAGAAGACGGACAAGGAGTACAACGACCTCATCGCAGCGTTTCACGACTTTGACGTGACCGATGGGAAGGGCGACGTCATGGGCGACGAAATCGCAGAGCTATGCTCCAAGGATTGGGGAATCTACACCACTTTCTGGAAAAGCCTCGAATCACTTCGCGATCGAGCTGAGACTATTGGCAGTGACGACCGAAGTGTAGTAGTCCCGCGAATAGAAAGGTTGATGTCGATGATGGACTCCAAGCCCAAGAGTTTTTCCTGGAAGATGCGGGCCAGGATTGGGGAGAGGGCGAAGTGGTACGACCTCCCCGAAGTAGACGGCGACTCGATGCTGAGCTAG
- a CDS encoding DUF87 domain-containing protein → MGQLVAIPNVQALGSKSSYSLYEIADVYPMHYSMLTLDKSQPAAIRKEFMDLIQKEWEKGSKSTWIEVVAAPIGYVMKATEEVTYERRAIAPLTGSTVKLLSKESIQQLICYKPPKGDTEGYTLGSLLGFTEGSIPFSVNLESLIHYMGGVFAFTGSGKSNLTATVVRKALRVIPDLKVVIFDVSAEYGIHILDVLNELPSRILFTDSFKDSKNLPAEYFKRHATPEGLATREEEFYPKISTLFRDGKVEFLQSRLAGEEEVARFGTYEGLVEVLSNTLNDRYGAVQQKILVPQVVETIKQFLKENRLELEARFSAKTRELISRIDPLLVDLGTNSSLKKTFDSLGKVVDAIPETKIDGEGYSWSKLADEILSTGKESPKVFVVNLPEAEDARLETANVINEVFRKRKHSFTLTPRVLFIIDEAQEFIPQVVRKEDGTEQSSRAVERLLRHGRKYHLNCWISTQRVAHLNTNALQQLHSYFVSTMPRPYDRQLISDTFAIDDAFMERTLAFQNGDWLLTSFKATATQNIPVFFHAENNEEVLDAYLKK, encoded by the coding sequence ATGGGGCAGCTAGTGGCGATTCCCAACGTCCAGGCCCTCGGGTCGAAAAGCTCCTATTCTCTTTACGAGATCGCAGACGTGTACCCCATGCACTACTCCATGCTGACCCTCGACAAGTCGCAGCCCGCGGCCATCCGAAAGGAGTTCATGGACCTCATACAGAAGGAGTGGGAGAAAGGGTCGAAGAGCACTTGGATCGAGGTAGTCGCGGCCCCAATCGGATATGTCATGAAGGCCACCGAAGAAGTGACCTACGAGCGCAGGGCAATAGCCCCACTGACTGGGAGCACGGTCAAACTCCTTAGCAAGGAGTCCATCCAGCAATTGATCTGCTACAAGCCTCCGAAGGGAGACACCGAAGGATACACCCTCGGCAGCCTGCTCGGGTTCACTGAAGGGTCTATCCCGTTCTCGGTCAACCTCGAGAGCCTCATCCACTACATGGGAGGGGTCTTTGCATTCACGGGGAGCGGGAAGAGCAATCTGACTGCTACGGTGGTAAGGAAGGCCCTGAGGGTCATCCCCGACCTGAAGGTGGTCATCTTCGACGTGTCCGCGGAGTACGGTATCCACATTCTCGACGTTCTGAACGAACTCCCAAGCAGGATACTTTTCACCGACTCGTTCAAGGACAGCAAGAACCTCCCGGCCGAGTACTTCAAGCGTCACGCTACTCCGGAAGGCCTCGCTACAAGGGAGGAGGAATTCTATCCGAAGATCTCGACTCTTTTCAGGGACGGCAAGGTCGAGTTCCTCCAGAGTCGCCTGGCAGGTGAAGAGGAAGTGGCCAGGTTCGGCACCTACGAAGGTCTAGTCGAGGTCCTGTCCAACACATTGAACGATAGGTATGGCGCCGTCCAACAGAAGATCCTAGTGCCCCAGGTTGTCGAAACGATCAAACAGTTCCTAAAGGAGAACAGGCTGGAGCTCGAGGCAAGGTTCAGCGCCAAGACGCGGGAGCTGATATCGAGGATCGACCCCCTCCTGGTGGACCTGGGGACGAACAGCTCCCTGAAGAAGACCTTCGATAGCCTTGGGAAGGTAGTGGACGCCATCCCAGAGACCAAGATCGACGGAGAAGGCTACTCCTGGTCCAAGCTCGCTGACGAGATCCTCTCGACGGGCAAGGAATCTCCCAAGGTATTCGTCGTGAACCTCCCAGAGGCCGAGGACGCCAGGCTCGAGACCGCCAATGTCATCAACGAGGTCTTCAGGAAACGGAAGCACAGCTTCACACTGACGCCGCGGGTGCTATTCATCATCGACGAGGCACAAGAGTTCATACCTCAGGTGGTCAGGAAGGAGGACGGGACGGAGCAGTCAAGCAGGGCTGTGGAGCGGCTCCTCCGCCACGGCAGGAAGTACCACCTGAACTGCTGGATCAGCACCCAGAGGGTCGCACACCTGAATACCAACGCCCTCCAGCAACTCCACAGCTACTTCGTCTCAACAATGCCCCGCCCCTACGACCGCCAGCTCATCTCGGACACCTTCGCCATCGACGACGCGTTCATGGAGAGGACCCTCGCGTTCCAGAACGGCGACTGGCTGCTCACGAGCTTCAAGGCCACGGCGACCCAGAACATCCCGGTCTTCTTCCATGCGGAGAATAATGAAGAGGTACTTGACGCCTACCTCAAGAAATGA
- a CDS encoding DMT family transporter: protein MINPIYALIPAFIWSFCPIYYRGFMKKLGFLSLNLVRTSLSAAVLLLPAVYFGFSGGLVYAILSGLVTLAVGDSLFLLSIRETGASVATPVVYSYVLLVQLTSFTLGQAVPGANIVASIMVVAGVAVLSRGGGGQPRTKGIAFALGAAVAWTAGQESIQLATGAGTNVFAIAFGRTAAAAVALGVVTLLTRKGQKWPSDLGGKEWGFVALIVISDLVVGSLFFVYSIALIGVALTVIITSLNPLLTQVFSRALGKEAPSGWDFTGGVLIVVAVIISISL, encoded by the coding sequence TTGATCAATCCAATCTATGCCCTGATACCGGCCTTCATCTGGTCGTTCTGTCCCATCTACTACAGGGGCTTCATGAAGAAGCTCGGTTTCCTCAGCCTGAACCTGGTCAGGACCTCCCTGTCCGCTGCGGTCCTTCTCCTACCCGCGGTCTACTTCGGATTTAGCGGGGGCCTGGTGTATGCCATCCTGAGCGGCCTGGTGACCCTGGCCGTCGGGGACAGCCTCTTCCTCCTGTCTATCAGGGAGACGGGAGCATCGGTCGCCACGCCCGTGGTCTACTCCTACGTGCTTCTCGTACAGCTCACTTCATTCACCCTGGGACAGGCTGTCCCGGGGGCCAACATTGTAGCATCGATTATGGTCGTGGCAGGGGTGGCGGTGCTTTCCAGAGGGGGTGGTGGACAACCAAGGACCAAGGGCATCGCATTCGCCCTCGGCGCCGCCGTGGCATGGACAGCAGGGCAGGAGTCCATTCAGCTGGCGACCGGGGCTGGGACGAACGTTTTCGCTATTGCATTTGGGAGGACCGCAGCCGCGGCCGTAGCACTTGGAGTTGTCACACTGCTGACTCGGAAAGGCCAGAAGTGGCCTTCCGACCTCGGAGGAAAGGAATGGGGGTTCGTTGCACTGATTGTAATCAGCGACCTGGTCGTTGGTTCGCTCTTCTTCGTCTACTCGATCGCGCTGATCGGTGTTGCTCTGACCGTAATCATCACAAGCCTGAATCCACTTCTCACCCAGGTCTTCTCGCGGGCCCTGGGCAAAGAAGCCCCATCAGGCTGGGATTTCACGGGCGGGGTACTAATCGTCGTAGCAGTGATTATTTCAATCTCGCTCTGA
- a CDS encoding CoA-binding protein, with amino-acid sequence MRSSNVEPADVLKKYKVVAVVGASKNPDKEANSVPAYLMQHGYTVIPVNPTAEVILGAKVYPELASIPEELAKSVEVVEVFRPSEEFPDVSRQVAAMKEKSGRPFVFWGQLGLENDEAKQILQEAGVDYVMNACMRTEHKMIGIR; translated from the coding sequence ATGCGAAGTTCCAACGTCGAGCCGGCCGATGTTCTGAAGAAGTACAAAGTGGTGGCAGTCGTCGGCGCCTCAAAGAATCCGGATAAGGAGGCGAACAGCGTGCCCGCCTACCTCATGCAACATGGCTACACCGTAATACCAGTCAACCCGACGGCCGAGGTCATCCTGGGGGCAAAAGTGTACCCCGAGTTGGCAAGTATTCCCGAGGAGTTGGCGAAGAGCGTGGAGGTGGTCGAAGTGTTCAGACCTTCGGAGGAGTTCCCCGACGTCTCCCGCCAAGTGGCCGCAATGAAAGAGAAGTCAGGACGCCCCTTCGTCTTCTGGGGGCAGCTAGGGCTTGAGAACGACGAGGCGAAGCAGATTCTTCAGGAGGCCGGAGTGGATTACGTCATGAACGCCTGCATGAGGACGGAACACAAGATGATCGGGATTAGATGA
- a CDS encoding DUF4349 domain-containing protein translates to MNRLGSTSARTVIALFGAFIVISGFGLALLSNTSGTFGTFSPAGSAPSTLPLGANGSLNDLASVYGGSSYSNGPSPVGGTQVIQTVTEMSTTTATLPPSVSGSSSSQGSNPTQVNSTLGTGALIEFSSDVTVESATPQQAAARVVGMAYSVGGYVAYQSTFKDAAYVVIRVPASEYQAVLTQVEGIGNVTSLVSNSNDVRVQYTDLNASLASLRTEQAALLRLLNQSTTVNSTLQIETQLQGVNQQINYIQSQILQTKTLIDFSTIDVTFSRSAQKTPLSMTLSATPTNGTAPLSVTFNAIVKGGAQPYIVNYNFGDGTSYQGQILIHTFDGSGDFRVTVTATDQNGTVTMTSTKVHIVAAPNQFGAVGFPTTIANLFVNVLEGIVEVAVVVLPLAAVAAVVVIPLRRRTRSQKTVKQSQ, encoded by the coding sequence ATGAACCGGCTCGGAAGCACCTCTGCCAGGACTGTGATCGCCCTCTTCGGCGCATTCATAGTGATCAGCGGTTTCGGGCTGGCTCTGCTCTCCAACACTTCAGGCACTTTTGGCACCTTCAGCCCGGCGGGGTCCGCACCCAGCACCCTGCCCCTGGGCGCAAATGGCTCGCTGAACGATCTGGCCTCTGTCTATGGAGGATCGTCCTACTCCAACGGGCCCTCACCCGTAGGCGGCACCCAGGTCATCCAGACCGTTACGGAAATGTCGACCACGACCGCCACATTGCCCCCATCCGTCAGTGGGTCGAGCTCGAGTCAGGGTTCAAACCCGACGCAAGTCAACTCGACTCTAGGGACCGGCGCGCTAATCGAGTTCTCCAGCGACGTCACCGTAGAGTCTGCGACCCCACAGCAGGCCGCAGCGCGAGTGGTCGGGATGGCCTATTCGGTCGGAGGATACGTGGCCTACCAGTCCACCTTCAAGGACGCAGCCTACGTGGTGATCCGGGTCCCGGCCTCCGAGTACCAGGCGGTCCTCACTCAGGTCGAGGGAATCGGAAACGTCACAAGCCTCGTCTCGAACTCCAACGACGTAAGGGTCCAATACACCGACCTCAATGCGTCGCTCGCTTCTTTGCGCACCGAGCAGGCCGCACTTCTGAGGCTCCTCAACCAGTCGACCACAGTCAACTCGACCCTGCAGATTGAAACGCAGCTTCAGGGAGTGAACCAGCAGATCAATTACATTCAGAGCCAAATCCTACAGACCAAGACTCTGATTGACTTCTCCACAATCGATGTTACGTTTTCAAGGAGCGCACAGAAGACTCCGCTGTCCATGACGTTGAGCGCGACGCCGACCAACGGGACAGCCCCGTTGAGCGTCACCTTCAACGCCATCGTCAAGGGAGGAGCACAACCCTACATTGTCAACTACAACTTCGGAGATGGGACCTCCTATCAGGGACAGATCCTAATCCATACGTTCGACGGGTCTGGCGACTTTAGGGTCACTGTCACCGCAACCGACCAGAACGGCACCGTCACCATGACATCGACCAAGGTCCACATTGTGGCAGCCCCCAACCAATTCGGAGCGGTCGGCTTCCCGACCACTATTGCCAACCTCTTCGTCAACGTCCTGGAAGGGATAGTCGAGGTCGCGGTGGTTGTACTGCCGCTTGCGGCAGTGGCCGCTGTGGTTGTGATCCCCCTCAGGCGTCGAACCAGGTCTCAGAAGACCGTCAAGCAGAGCCAGTAG
- a CDS encoding helix-turn-helix transcriptional regulator, whose protein sequence is MSKSIEADMEINSSCKVVHATWNEITRTWTLPTIHALGQKEPARFNELKRRINGISATSLAERLTQLEKFGVIQRKVITETTPPRVEYSLTVKGHEVYKILCDLATWSERWAGKEPNSREILVPQ, encoded by the coding sequence TTGAGTAAGTCAATTGAAGCAGACATGGAAATCAACAGTTCGTGCAAGGTTGTGCACGCTACGTGGAATGAGATTACGCGGACCTGGACGCTACCCACCATTCATGCTCTCGGCCAGAAGGAACCGGCTCGGTTCAACGAGCTGAAAAGGAGGATCAACGGAATCAGCGCCACCTCGCTAGCCGAAAGGCTCACCCAACTTGAGAAGTTCGGAGTGATTCAAAGGAAGGTCATCACCGAGACCACGCCTCCCCGCGTGGAGTATTCGCTCACCGTAAAGGGGCACGAGGTCTACAAGATACTGTGCGACCTTGCAACCTGGTCGGAGCGCTGGGCAGGGAAGGAACCGAACAGCAGGGAAATCCTGGTCCCGCAGTAG